A genomic segment from Vidua macroura isolate BioBank_ID:100142 chromosome Z, ASM2450914v1, whole genome shotgun sequence encodes:
- the EMC4 gene encoding ER membrane protein complex subunit 4 isoform X1, which produces MAAAAAAALRGRRFKWSLDLGAAPGARPRGAAEGRGPLGFADRQLGEGGVHESDKILMEKRCWDVALAPLKQIPMNLFIMYMAGNTISIFPAMMVCMMGWRPLQALMSLSATLKALESSSRRALQGLVFLVGNGLGLALALYKCQAMGLLPTRPSDWLAFVTPPQRMEFTGGGLIL; this is translated from the exons atggcggcggcggcggcggcggcgctccgGGGCCGCCGCTTCAAGTGGTCGCTGGACCTGGGGGCGGCGCCGGGGGCTCG gccccgcggagccgccgaGGGCCGCGGCCCGCTCGGGTTCGCTGACCGGCAGCTGGGGGAGGGCGGCGTCCACGAGAGCGACAAGATCCTGATGGAGAAG CGCTGCTGGGACGTGGCTCTGGCGCCGCTGAAGCAGATCCCCATGAACCTGTTCATCATGTACATGGCCGGCAACACCATCTCCATCTTCCCGGCCATGATGGTCTGCATGATGGGCTGGCGCCCGCTGCAGGCCCTCATGTCCCTGTCTGCCA CTCTGAAGGCCCTGGAGAGCTCAAGCCGGCGGGCCCTGCAGGGTCTGGTGTTCCTGGTGGGCaatgggctggggctggcactggcccTCTACAAGTGCCAGGCCATGGGGCTGCTGCCCACACGCCCTTCTGACTGGCTGGCCTTTGTCACCCCCCCGCAG CGAATGGAATTCACTGGGGGGGGCCTGATCTTGTGA
- the EMC4 gene encoding ER membrane protein complex subunit 4 isoform X2: MEKRCWDVALAPLKQIPMNLFIMYMAGNTISIFPAMMVCMMGWRPLQALMSLSATLKALESSSRRALQGLVFLVGNGLGLALALYKCQAMGLLPTRPSDWLAFVTPPQRMEFTGGGLIL; the protein is encoded by the exons ATGGAGAAG CGCTGCTGGGACGTGGCTCTGGCGCCGCTGAAGCAGATCCCCATGAACCTGTTCATCATGTACATGGCCGGCAACACCATCTCCATCTTCCCGGCCATGATGGTCTGCATGATGGGCTGGCGCCCGCTGCAGGCCCTCATGTCCCTGTCTGCCA CTCTGAAGGCCCTGGAGAGCTCAAGCCGGCGGGCCCTGCAGGGTCTGGTGTTCCTGGTGGGCaatgggctggggctggcactggcccTCTACAAGTGCCAGGCCATGGGGCTGCTGCCCACACGCCCTTCTGACTGGCTGGCCTTTGTCACCCCCCCGCAG CGAATGGAATTCACTGGGGGGGGCCTGATCTTGTGA
- the TOMM5 gene encoding mitochondrial import receptor subunit TOM5 homolog produces MFRIEGLGPKMDPEELRRKMRRDVLASVRNFLIYVALLRITPFILKKLDSI; encoded by the exons ATGTTCCGCATCGAGGGGCTGGGGCCCAAGATGGACCCGGAGGAGCTCCGGCGGAAGATGCGCCGCGACGTGCTCGCCTCCGTCCGCAACTTCCTCATCTACGTCGCGCTGCTGCGGATCA CTCCGTTCATCCTGAAGAAGCTGGACAGTATATGA